A region from the Pseudomonadota bacterium genome encodes:
- a CDS encoding dUTP diphosphatase, with translation MSKPDTTVIFSRTHENAALPRKANSTDACFDLSTPAPVTLAPRSTTIVDLGLALQLEAGWEAQVRGRSGLACRGIVVHPGTIDHLYRQPLKAIIHNISDSEHVFEAGQRIVQMKIERVWEVHLLEGEIAPTDRGGLGSTGV, from the coding sequence ATGAGCAAACCTGACACCACCGTCATCTTCTCACGCACCCACGAGAACGCTGCGCTTCCTCGCAAAGCCAACTCCACAGACGCCTGCTTCGACCTCTCCACCCCAGCCCCCGTGACCCTCGCCCCCCGTTCGACGACCATCGTCGACCTCGGGCTCGCGCTGCAGCTGGAAGCCGGTTGGGAAGCACAGGTGCGAGGGCGCAGCGGTCTGGCGTGCAGAGGCATCGTTGTTCATCCGGGCACCATCGACCATCTCTACCGACAGCCGCTCAAGGCCATCATCCACAACATCAGTGACTCCGAGCACGTCTTCGAAGCGGGTCAGCGCATCGTGCAGATGAAGATCGAGCGCGTCTGGGAGGTGCACCTGCTCGAGGGCGAGATTGCGCCCACAGACCGCGGAGGGCTGGGCAGCACCGGCGTCTGA
- a CDS encoding FliA/WhiG family RNA polymerase sigma factor, translating into MTPGMDVAQLWRLAKDEQDGSARELLVERFLPLVESIARGVARKFRTGVELDDLISDGTFGLMRAIDAFDPARGVKFETYATPVVRGSIYNGLRTLDWVPERTRGKVRELQKAMDKITQATGRTATEAELAEELKLSAKEVYELINDLGCSYLLSLDQPLGASADEDVTLLDTVKDRGMGAPELEAEFVEQRATLRDAINSLQDREQLLIRKHYFEGVNFEAIARTMGVSKQRISQIHARAVRRLREAIGNLEITPEAMLTFSMGEEATTTSELDGLTL; encoded by the coding sequence ATGACCCCCGGAATGGATGTGGCCCAGCTCTGGAGATTGGCGAAAGACGAACAAGACGGCTCCGCGCGTGAGCTGCTCGTCGAGCGCTTCCTCCCCCTGGTCGAGAGCATTGCCAGAGGGGTGGCGCGCAAGTTTCGCACGGGTGTCGAGCTCGATGATCTCATCAGCGACGGCACCTTCGGTCTCATGCGCGCCATCGATGCCTTCGACCCCGCGCGAGGCGTCAAGTTCGAGACCTATGCCACGCCTGTGGTGCGTGGCTCGATATACAACGGCCTGCGAACCCTCGACTGGGTTCCCGAGCGCACGCGAGGCAAGGTGCGTGAGCTCCAGAAGGCCATGGACAAGATCACCCAGGCCACGGGTCGTACCGCCACCGAGGCCGAGCTGGCGGAAGAGCTCAAGCTGAGCGCCAAGGAAGTGTACGAGCTCATCAACGACCTGGGGTGCTCGTACCTTCTTTCTCTCGACCAGCCCCTCGGCGCTTCTGCCGATGAAGACGTGACGCTGCTCGACACCGTGAAAGATCGAGGAATGGGGGCTCCCGAGCTCGAGGCCGAGTTCGTCGAGCAGCGCGCCACCCTCAGAGATGCCATCAACAGCCTCCAGGATCGTGAGCAGCTGCTGATTCGAAAGCATTATTTCGAGGGCGTGAACTTCGAGGCGATCGCTCGAACCATGGGGGTCTCCAAGCAGCGCATCTCACAGATCCACGCGCGCGCCGTGCGACGTCTTCGCGAGGCGATAGGCAACCTCGAGATCACGCCTGAGGCCATGCTGACGTTCTCCATGGGAGAAGAGGCCACGACCACCAGTGAGCTCGACGGCCTGACGCTCTAG